One genomic window of Trichlorobacter lovleyi includes the following:
- a CDS encoding EAL domain-containing protein, with protein MHTVTQHPIAGRQWLPDEAVKPANIPGRQAKLLLFGLTLPLSARSITLTFLLFGGIWTVSAGLLERQLGLPEGLSYLTHIVAGSGLLLITAALLYLLIRRFIRNDSSSHELIIRAFHASPNGIAVVRDQDRRFLSVNQRFAAMTGYTVDSIVGHSDNDLKLWENSTERLDLIRRIRSSGAVQGLEVTLRRQDDSLLTGAISAHRILFEGDSCTIIFLEDITLLKQAARKVEELTRYDAITGLPNQKLLSDRLTQLLAISSREEQALSVLKLVLGRCPGAISARGGDDCDELLRSVADRLQDVLRETDTLAVLQKGEFGILLPKSGSERDILPVITKLLDAINEPFSLHDAEFQLNAHIGIAIFPGDGRSGEVLLQHAHLAQLQAQSKSIAGESGFKFYAEEMNQAVREQMQIESSILRGLRAGEFFACYQPLFSQDGKKLVGMEALARWQHPTLGLVGPDKFIPVAEANGAIVQLGDRMLELALQNCKQWREQGYPHLTVSVNVSTRQLKDRQFAERVARQLQMVGLPPDALCCELTESLLMEHSNENTEQIFRLKELGVKLAIDDFGTGYSSLTYLKHLPVDRIKIDRSFVNELDSNPDDRAIVVAIIAMARSLHLKVTAEGVETLSQHQLLQELGCDTMQGYYFGKPMQREAFEHFLQEGVALPAGEAACVIPDQAEQEFQAPAVMAAVQDEDDRSLQNVADITLRIQPLRPADRLNTALERFQTDKRLQVLPVVDQYRVAGVLNRSEFIEEQIVGRIGYAFHINHSKKVRDLMQPVPLVIDSDASIEEAAQALHGNFGTMRLENICVAKRGVYQGILDVRTLVEAITALNLKLAKGANPLTGLPGNESIQRETTRRLESGMPFDIAYIDIDHFKPYNDFYGFERGDMVIQVVGDILKFHADELLQGKQARNFCGHIGGDDFIIITGPGYAAALSRQVIAEFDARLPLLHGSSDYAKGCYTSFNRKGELETFSLLSLSVAVISTGQLQIGSYAQLASMASEVKKTAKKVRGSSVAVKDSFEAPNVVLGALPAEA; from the coding sequence ATGCATACCGTTACGCAGCACCCCATAGCAGGAAGGCAGTGGCTGCCGGACGAAGCGGTCAAACCGGCCAACATACCGGGCCGTCAGGCAAAGCTGCTGCTGTTCGGCCTGACACTGCCCCTGAGCGCCCGCAGCATAACCCTCACCTTTCTGCTGTTCGGCGGCATCTGGACCGTCTCGGCCGGGCTGCTTGAACGCCAGCTCGGACTACCGGAAGGGCTTTCGTATCTGACACATATTGTCGCAGGATCAGGCCTGCTGCTGATCACGGCGGCACTGCTCTACCTGCTGATCCGGCGCTTTATCAGAAACGATTCATCCTCCCATGAACTGATCATCAGGGCCTTCCATGCCTCTCCCAACGGTATTGCGGTGGTGCGGGACCAGGACCGCCGGTTCCTGTCGGTCAACCAGCGCTTTGCCGCTATGACCGGCTATACCGTTGACAGCATTGTGGGACACAGCGACAACGACCTGAAGCTCTGGGAAAACAGCACGGAACGGCTGGACCTGATCCGCCGGATCCGCAGCAGCGGCGCTGTCCAGGGTCTGGAGGTCACCCTGCGGCGCCAGGACGATTCCCTGCTGACCGGGGCCATTTCGGCCCACCGGATCCTGTTTGAGGGAGACTCCTGCACCATCATCTTTCTGGAGGATATCACCCTGCTGAAACAGGCGGCCCGCAAGGTGGAAGAGCTGACCCGCTATGACGCCATCACCGGCCTGCCCAACCAGAAGCTGCTCAGCGACCGCCTGACCCAGCTGCTGGCCATCAGCAGCCGCGAAGAACAGGCCCTGTCGGTGCTGAAGCTGGTGCTGGGCCGCTGTCCCGGTGCGATCAGCGCACGGGGTGGCGACGACTGTGACGAGCTGCTGCGCAGCGTGGCCGACCGGCTGCAGGATGTCCTGCGCGAGACCGACACCCTGGCGGTGCTGCAGAAGGGTGAGTTTGGCATCCTGCTGCCCAAGAGCGGGAGCGAACGGGATATCCTGCCGGTCATCACCAAACTGCTTGATGCCATCAACGAGCCGTTCAGCCTGCATGACGCCGAATTCCAGCTGAATGCCCATATCGGCATTGCCATCTTTCCCGGTGACGGACGCAGCGGCGAGGTGCTGCTGCAGCATGCCCACCTGGCGCAGCTCCAGGCGCAGTCCAAGTCGATTGCCGGTGAAAGCGGCTTCAAGTTCTACGCAGAAGAGATGAACCAGGCGGTCAGAGAGCAGATGCAGATTGAGTCAAGCATCCTGCGGGGGTTGCGGGCCGGGGAGTTCTTTGCCTGCTATCAGCCGCTGTTCAGTCAGGACGGCAAAAAACTGGTCGGGATGGAGGCGCTGGCCCGCTGGCAGCACCCGACCCTGGGGCTGGTGGGGCCGGACAAGTTCATCCCGGTGGCCGAGGCCAACGGCGCCATTGTGCAGCTGGGGGACCGGATGCTGGAACTGGCCCTGCAGAACTGCAAGCAGTGGCGGGAGCAGGGCTACCCCCATCTGACCGTGTCGGTCAATGTCTCGACCCGTCAGCTGAAGGACCGCCAGTTTGCCGAACGGGTTGCCCGCCAGCTGCAGATGGTGGGGCTGCCGCCTGACGCGCTCTGTTGCGAACTGACCGAATCGCTGTTGATGGAGCATTCCAATGAAAATACCGAGCAGATCTTCCGGCTGAAGGAGCTGGGGGTCAAACTGGCCATTGATGACTTCGGCACCGGCTATTCATCCCTGACCTACCTGAAACACCTGCCGGTGGACCGGATCAAGATCGACCGTTCCTTTGTGAACGAGCTGGACAGCAACCCGGATGACCGGGCGATTGTGGTTGCCATCATCGCCATGGCCCGTTCTCTGCATCTCAAGGTCACCGCAGAGGGGGTGGAGACCCTCAGCCAGCACCAATTGCTGCAGGAGCTGGGCTGCGACACCATGCAGGGCTACTACTTCGGCAAACCGATGCAGCGGGAGGCCTTTGAACATTTTTTGCAGGAGGGGGTGGCGCTGCCGGCCGGCGAAGCCGCCTGCGTCATCCCCGACCAGGCCGAGCAGGAGTTCCAGGCCCCGGCGGTCATGGCAGCGGTGCAGGATGAGGATGACCGTTCACTGCAGAACGTTGCCGACATCACCCTGCGTATTCAGCCGCTCAGACCGGCTGACCGGCTGAACACCGCCCTGGAGCGCTTTCAGACCGACAAGCGGCTGCAGGTGCTGCCGGTGGTGGATCAGTACCGGGTCGCGGGGGTGCTGAACCGCTCCGAGTTCATCGAAGAGCAGATTGTCGGGCGGATCGGCTACGCCTTTCATATCAACCACTCCAAAAAGGTGCGCGACCTGATGCAGCCGGTGCCGCTGGTGATTGATTCCGACGCCAGCATTGAAGAGGCGGCCCAGGCCCTGCACGGCAATTTCGGCACCATGCGGTTGGAGAACATCTGCGTTGCCAAGCGTGGCGTCTACCAGGGCATCCTGGATGTCCGCACCCTGGTGGAGGCGATCACCGCCCTGAACCTGAAGCTGGCCAAAGGGGCCAACCCGCTGACCGGCCTGCCGGGCAATGAAAGCATCCAGCGTGAGACCACCCGGCGGCTGGAGTCCGGCATGCCGTTCGACATCGCCTACATCGATATTGACCACTTCAAGCCGTACAACGACTTCTACGGCTTTGAGCGGGGCGACATGGTGATCCAGGTGGTGGGGGATATCCTGAAATTTCACGCCGATGAGCTGCTGCAGGGCAAGCAGGCCAGGAACTTCTGCGGACATATCGGCGGCGACGACTTCATCATCATCACCGGCCCCGGCTACGCCGCCGCCCTGTCCCGCCAGGTGATCGCCGAGTTTGACGCACGGCTGCCGCTGCTGCACGGCTCCAGTGACTACGCCAAGGGCTGTTACACCTCCTTCAACCGCAAGGGTGAGCTGGAGACCTTCAGCCTGCTGTCGCTTTCAGTGGCGGTGATCAGCACCGGGCAGCTGCAGATCGGCTCCTATGCCCAGCTGGCCTCCATGGCCAGCGAGGTCAAAAAGACCGCCAAGAAGGTCAGGGGGTCGTCGGTGGCGGTTAAAGACAGTTTCGAGGCGCCCAATGTGGTGCTTGGCGCCCTACCGGCAGAAGCATAA
- a CDS encoding GH3 family domain-containing protein: MKFPVSLLSLPLRAAADIRARRFLRKDPLDSQRELLPRLLQRAAATRFGREHGFSALAALPFEACYHRFQRQVPIRTYRQFWDDWLAAALTTTPQGQQLRLQDQCWPGLVPWLCETSGTTAPTKYIPFTVEMFRMNQRAALDMLCCYLAAEPGSRITGGKILYMAGSTRLKQMGQGVLAGDMSAITLQQRPAWLNPFVEPQEPLTSAPWDERLDGMARLLLADRKIRVISGVPPWILLLLKQVEALAGCPLHEALPNLELIIHGGTSMAPYAAEYQRLLPAGGPRFLELLPSSEAFMGFQVHGEAAMRLTPFYGAFFEFVPLEQLDETGAPLPDAQAVPLAGVTVGQRYAVILSTCSGLWRYHIGDTLRFLDRERFQIEFTGRDKFLDRFEEKVTQAEVEQAIAALNRQYDGLVREFMVGADIAGRCHHWVLACRGNGLESGQTSRLLDGLLRNSNADYDTFRQQGRINSPSVLLVSEQQIYDWSATVRGKLGGQSKIPHIDPTLTGELVKSLSGYVCNNSFQSFASL, encoded by the coding sequence TTGAAGTTTCCTGTTTCCCTGTTATCTCTGCCGCTGCGCGCCGCCGCTGATATCCGTGCCCGGCGCTTTTTACGCAAAGATCCGCTGGATAGCCAGCGGGAACTGCTGCCCCGTCTGCTGCAGAGGGCGGCAGCAACCCGCTTTGGCCGCGAGCACGGCTTCAGCGCCCTGGCCGCTCTGCCCTTTGAGGCCTGCTATCACCGGTTTCAACGTCAGGTGCCGATCCGCACCTACCGGCAGTTCTGGGATGACTGGCTGGCAGCCGCCCTGACAACCACACCCCAGGGACAGCAGCTGCGGCTGCAGGATCAGTGCTGGCCCGGTCTGGTCCCCTGGTTGTGCGAGACCTCCGGCACCACGGCGCCAACCAAGTACATCCCCTTTACCGTTGAGATGTTCAGGATGAACCAGCGGGCAGCCCTGGATATGCTCTGCTGTTACCTGGCGGCTGAACCGGGCAGCCGGATAACCGGCGGCAAGATCCTCTACATGGCCGGCAGCACCCGGCTCAAGCAGATGGGGCAGGGGGTGCTGGCCGGCGACATGAGTGCCATCACCCTGCAGCAGCGGCCCGCCTGGCTGAACCCGTTCGTGGAGCCGCAGGAGCCGCTGACCTCGGCCCCGTGGGATGAGCGGCTGGATGGTATGGCCCGGCTGCTGCTGGCAGACCGGAAGATCCGTGTCATTTCAGGCGTGCCGCCCTGGATCTTGCTGCTGTTGAAGCAGGTGGAAGCCCTGGCCGGCTGTCCACTGCATGAGGCGTTGCCCAATCTGGAGCTGATCATCCACGGCGGCACCAGTATGGCCCCCTATGCGGCCGAATACCAGCGGCTGCTGCCTGCTGGCGGTCCCCGCTTTCTGGAATTGCTGCCTTCATCCGAGGCGTTCATGGGCTTTCAGGTGCATGGTGAGGCAGCCATGCGGTTGACCCCGTTTTACGGCGCCTTTTTTGAGTTTGTGCCGCTTGAACAGCTGGATGAGACCGGCGCACCGTTGCCGGATGCCCAGGCGGTGCCGCTGGCCGGGGTGACGGTTGGTCAGCGGTATGCCGTGATCCTCTCCACCTGTTCCGGGCTGTGGCGCTACCATATCGGCGATACCCTGCGTTTTCTGGACAGGGAGCGCTTTCAGATCGAGTTTACCGGCCGTGACAAATTTCTGGACCGCTTTGAGGAGAAGGTGACCCAGGCTGAGGTTGAACAGGCGATCGCCGCTTTGAACCGGCAGTATGACGGTCTGGTGCGGGAGTTCATGGTGGGGGCTGATATTGCCGGCCGCTGCCACCACTGGGTACTGGCCTGCCGCGGCAATGGGCTGGAGTCCGGCCAGACCTCGCGTCTGCTTGACGGTTTGTTACGAAACAGCAATGCCGATTACGATACCTTTCGCCAGCAGGGCAGGATCAACAGCCCTTCGGTGCTGCTGGTGTCGGAACAGCAGATCTATGACTGGTCGGCTACGGTGCGGGGCAAGCTGGGCGGCCAGAGCAAGATCCCCCATATCGATCCCACCCTGACCGGCGAGCTGGTCAAAAGCCTGTCCGGTTATGTCTGTAACAATAGTTTCCAATCTTTTGCCTCCCTGTAA
- the pstA gene encoding phosphate ABC transporter permease PstA, translating into MKNYWKRGEPMVLAAGATLALVLFMTLTLMAVILGNSLGYFWVKGLVKLKLQDGSYVMGQMTGKERNALTKVKRLQLKVANRDLYGQDFRWVDESEVAEREQPKDAYLLERQEHGNFFGFLKELKDGTGAAVTADAAALARLHRETLQKQAGLKDIKKQMSSLNNASERLRLKILRLEYRGAEANSAAIADLTGKRVELTKSFDGLNDQLNQKQAELNKASAVFSDAAGTTKELALVEIVRIYQPNSMSVFAKAGAYLGKIRELLFDDPRESNTEGGLFPAIFGTIMMVLLMSLFSLPLGVIAAIYLREYAKEGMLVQLVRIAVNNLAGVPSIVYGVFGLGFFVYGIGGSLDKLFFPERLPTPVFGTGGILWASLTLAILTVPVVIVATEESLASIPKGIREGSLALGATKFQTLVKVLLPMATPGIMTGLVLSMARAVGEVAPLMLVGVVKLAPTLPIDGQFPFFHMDRKFMHLGFHIFDVGFQSPNVEAAKPMVYVTTLLLLLIVIAASSLAIRFRNQMRRKYTTSHF; encoded by the coding sequence GTGAAAAATTACTGGAAACGTGGCGAACCGATGGTGTTGGCAGCCGGGGCTACCCTGGCGCTGGTACTGTTCATGACTCTGACCCTGATGGCGGTTATTCTGGGTAACAGCCTGGGCTATTTCTGGGTCAAGGGACTGGTAAAGCTGAAACTGCAGGATGGCAGTTACGTGATGGGCCAGATGACCGGCAAGGAGCGCAACGCCCTGACCAAGGTCAAGCGGCTGCAACTCAAAGTCGCCAACCGTGATCTCTATGGCCAGGATTTCCGCTGGGTTGATGAGTCTGAGGTGGCCGAGCGGGAGCAGCCTAAGGATGCCTACCTGCTGGAGCGCCAGGAGCATGGCAACTTCTTTGGTTTTCTGAAGGAGTTGAAAGACGGCACCGGCGCTGCCGTTACTGCTGATGCAGCGGCGCTTGCGCGGCTGCATCGGGAGACCCTGCAGAAACAGGCCGGTCTGAAGGATATCAAAAAACAGATGTCCAGCCTGAACAATGCATCTGAACGGCTGCGGCTGAAGATTCTGAGGCTTGAATACCGCGGGGCCGAGGCGAACAGCGCCGCTATTGCCGACCTGACAGGGAAACGGGTCGAGTTGACCAAGAGCTTTGACGGCCTGAATGATCAGTTGAATCAGAAACAGGCCGAGCTGAACAAGGCTTCGGCGGTCTTCAGCGATGCCGCCGGAACAACCAAAGAGCTGGCACTGGTTGAGATCGTCAGGATCTATCAACCCAACAGCATGTCGGTGTTTGCCAAGGCAGGGGCCTATCTGGGCAAGATCCGGGAGCTGCTCTTTGATGACCCGCGGGAGTCAAATACGGAGGGCGGGCTGTTTCCGGCCATCTTCGGCACCATTATGATGGTCTTGTTGATGTCGCTCTTTTCCCTGCCGCTGGGGGTGATTGCTGCCATCTACCTGCGTGAATATGCCAAAGAAGGTATGCTGGTGCAGCTGGTGCGGATTGCGGTCAACAACCTGGCCGGTGTCCCTTCGATCGTCTACGGCGTGTTCGGCCTGGGATTCTTTGTCTACGGCATCGGCGGCTCACTGGACAAGCTGTTCTTTCCGGAGCGGTTGCCGACCCCGGTCTTTGGCACCGGCGGCATCCTCTGGGCCTCTTTGACCCTGGCGATCCTGACCGTACCGGTGGTGATCGTCGCCACTGAAGAATCGCTGGCCTCGATCCCCAAGGGGATCAGGGAGGGGTCACTGGCCCTGGGAGCCACCAAGTTTCAGACCCTGGTCAAGGTGTTGCTGCCGATGGCCACACCGGGTATCATGACCGGCCTGGTACTCTCCATGGCCCGGGCCGTGGGTGAGGTCGCCCCCCTGATGCTGGTGGGAGTGGTCAAACTGGCACCGACGCTGCCCATTGACGGACAGTTTCCGTTCTTTCATATGGACCGCAAGTTCATGCACCTGGGATTTCACATCTTTGACGTCGGCTTCCAGTCCCCCAATGTGGAGGCAGCCAAGCCGATGGTCTATGTCACAACCCTGCTGCTGCTGCTGATTGTCATTGCCGCTTCCAGCTTGGCAATCCGTTTTCGTAACCAGATGCGACGCAAGTACACCACATCGCATTTCTAA
- a CDS encoding ABC transporter permease subunit has product MPTNIVDKSRRNDRLAAWLIKAGGLFVIVAVIGILVLIARVALPLFYSPSAEKLPEVSGELSALVSGDAAGTVQSRELPESAGSISIQLMPGDRIEVRQRKVEKNLQGDEKATEHAYRLSDKLPGSISAIWLGNKGQNLYAGTDNGWLARWELSDEGEGRLVGVVEAFRDHRRITALTTLLGDNSLAVGDAQGQVTTWMPVQKPGAGEDKQLTLIHHLPGLAGPVTGLLASPRDKSLAVMDANGTIRLVHMTSERLLLDLKAGMPIRSAAFADRGRQLVVAGADGRTVAWTLSIPHPEISFSTLFKKVWYEGYSKPEYVWQSSAASDDFEPKLSLVPLIFGTFKATLFAMLFAVPLALLGALYTSQFMAPGIKGRIKPTVEIMAAVPSVVVGFLAGLWLAPLMDKHLLGLFLAVVIVPVMLLIAILAWRPLAENTRIGRNLKGYEFLGLLPVVVLGLWLAGQLAVPLEATLFGADLKQWLYTALGVRYDQRNSIIIAIALGFAVIPIIFTIAEDALSNVPRNLTAASLALGASRWQTAWRVVLPSALPGVFSAIMIGFGRAVGETMIVLMATGNTPIMSWSLFNGLRSLSANIAVEIPEAPMNGTLYRTLFLSAVLLFVLTFVINTAAELLRQRFRKKYGRY; this is encoded by the coding sequence ATGCCTACAAACATCGTTGATAAATCCCGTCGCAATGACCGGCTGGCGGCCTGGCTGATCAAGGCCGGCGGCCTGTTCGTGATCGTCGCGGTGATCGGTATCCTGGTCCTGATCGCCCGGGTTGCCCTGCCGCTCTTTTACTCTCCGTCAGCCGAAAAACTGCCGGAGGTGTCCGGTGAGCTCAGCGCCCTGGTTTCCGGTGATGCCGCCGGGACGGTCCAGTCCCGCGAGCTGCCTGAATCAGCCGGTTCCATCAGCATCCAGCTGATGCCCGGCGACCGGATTGAGGTGCGGCAGCGTAAAGTTGAAAAGAACCTGCAGGGTGATGAAAAGGCCACCGAACATGCCTACCGGCTGAGCGACAAGCTGCCCGGCAGTATCTCGGCCATCTGGCTGGGCAACAAGGGACAGAACCTGTATGCCGGTACCGACAACGGCTGGCTGGCCCGCTGGGAGCTGTCTGATGAGGGTGAAGGGCGGCTGGTCGGCGTGGTTGAGGCATTCAGGGATCATCGTCGCATTACGGCATTAACAACGCTGCTGGGTGATAACTCGCTGGCGGTGGGGGATGCACAGGGACAGGTCACCACCTGGATGCCGGTGCAAAAGCCGGGGGCCGGTGAAGACAAGCAACTGACCTTGATCCATCATCTGCCGGGCCTTGCAGGGCCGGTGACCGGCCTGCTGGCATCACCGCGCGACAAGTCGCTGGCCGTCATGGATGCCAATGGCACGATCCGTCTGGTGCATATGACCAGTGAGCGGCTGTTGCTGGATTTGAAGGCCGGTATGCCGATTCGCAGCGCCGCCTTTGCCGACCGCGGCAGGCAGCTGGTGGTGGCCGGTGCCGATGGCAGGACCGTTGCCTGGACACTGTCGATTCCCCACCCTGAGATTTCCTTCTCAACCCTGTTCAAAAAGGTCTGGTACGAGGGCTACAGCAAGCCTGAGTACGTCTGGCAGTCCTCGGCAGCCAGCGATGACTTTGAGCCCAAGCTGTCACTGGTGCCGCTGATTTTCGGCACCTTCAAGGCCACCCTGTTCGCCATGCTGTTTGCCGTGCCGCTGGCGCTTCTGGGGGCACTGTACACCAGTCAGTTCATGGCCCCCGGCATCAAAGGGCGGATCAAGCCTACGGTTGAGATCATGGCGGCTGTCCCCTCGGTGGTGGTCGGATTTCTGGCCGGTCTCTGGCTTGCCCCGTTGATGGACAAGCACCTGCTGGGACTCTTTCTGGCCGTTGTGATCGTGCCGGTCATGCTGTTGATTGCAATCCTGGCCTGGCGTCCCCTGGCGGAGAACACCCGGATCGGGCGTAATCTGAAGGGATACGAATTTCTGGGGCTGCTGCCGGTTGTGGTACTGGGCCTTTGGCTTGCAGGCCAACTGGCAGTCCCCCTTGAAGCCACCTTGTTTGGCGCCGACCTTAAGCAATGGCTCTATACGGCGCTGGGAGTCCGCTATGACCAGCGCAACAGTATCATTATTGCCATTGCCCTGGGATTTGCCGTGATCCCGATCATTTTTACCATTGCAGAGGACGCGCTTTCAAATGTCCCGCGCAATTTGACTGCCGCATCGCTGGCCCTGGGGGCCAGTCGTTGGCAGACCGCCTGGAGGGTCGTACTTCCCTCGGCCCTGCCGGGCGTTTTTTCCGCCATCATGATCGGCTTTGGCCGGGCTGTCGGCGAGACCATGATTGTGCTGATGGCAACCGGCAACACCCCGATCATGAGCTGGTCCCTGTTCAACGGTCTGCGCTCGCTCTCGGCCAATATCGCGGTGGAGATCCCCGAGGCACCCATGAACGGCACCCTCTACCGGACCCTGTTCCTCTCGGCAGTGCTGCTGTTTGTGCTGACCTTTGTCATCAATACCGCGGCTGAACTGTTGCGGCAGCGCTTTCGTAAGAAGTACGGCAGATATTAA
- a CDS encoding alpha/beta fold hydrolase, with protein MKQLLSRHLQPLTERHPALLTMATATAGFLRSIAIKPYRQRHRPRELALWERYHSLHAVRCQVYREKSAGGRPTIVVAGFVPDATEVVEFQRPLLRSHGSIYYLNYPRNGFSHELFEAQLADLIDELSLKGERPVLMGVSFGAGLVVDFLRRASEQLHDRLRGLLLVSPVLCTADLIRPDNQRSGGVRMLESNLRKILKADPEDESDLNRQLERARRCFQALFEAGAENRNLTTRHLAIRQRIFGVLEHTSNLGGYQRVLALRSFAEPAAGRTIFGGPTLIMLAEDEQSILVPGSPTLQLCADHAALRSVFPEARASLIASNNDADPVAHASLIFHQHCYNPRMEQWLQKLHNQPLLAVV; from the coding sequence ATGAAGCAGTTGTTGAGCAGACACCTACAGCCGTTAACTGAGCGTCACCCGGCCCTGCTGACTATGGCCACCGCCACCGCCGGTTTCTTGCGTTCGATTGCCATCAAGCCGTACCGGCAGCGTCACCGCCCGCGGGAGCTGGCGTTGTGGGAACGCTATCACAGTCTGCATGCCGTGCGGTGCCAGGTCTACCGCGAGAAGTCTGCCGGGGGGAGGCCCACCATTGTGGTGGCCGGCTTTGTGCCGGATGCCACCGAGGTGGTGGAGTTTCAACGTCCGCTGCTGCGTAGCCACGGCAGCATCTATTATCTCAACTACCCGCGCAACGGTTTCAGTCATGAACTGTTTGAGGCGCAGCTGGCAGACCTGATTGATGAACTGAGCCTGAAGGGAGAACGGCCGGTGCTGATGGGGGTCAGCTTCGGCGCCGGGCTGGTGGTTGATTTTCTGCGGCGGGCCTCGGAGCAGCTGCATGACCGCCTGCGCGGCCTGCTGCTGGTCAGCCCGGTACTCTGCACCGCCGACCTGATCCGGCCCGACAACCAGCGCAGCGGCGGGGTGCGGATGCTGGAGTCGAACCTGCGTAAAATCCTGAAGGCCGATCCTGAAGACGAGAGCGACCTGAACCGTCAGCTGGAAAGGGCACGGCGCTGCTTTCAGGCCCTGTTCGAGGCAGGAGCCGAAAACCGCAACCTGACCACCCGCCACCTGGCCATCCGGCAGCGGATCTTCGGGGTGCTGGAACATACCTCCAACCTGGGCGGCTACCAGCGGGTGCTGGCACTGCGCAGCTTTGCTGAGCCGGCTGCCGGCAGGACCATCTTTGGCGGTCCGACCCTGATCATGCTGGCCGAGGATGAACAGAGCATTCTGGTGCCCGGTTCGCCCACCCTGCAGCTCTGTGCCGATCATGCCGCCCTGCGCTCCGTCTTCCCTGAAGCAAGGGCCAGCCTGATCGCCTCAAACAATGATGCCGACCCGGTGGCCCACGCCTCGCTGATCTTCCATCAGCACTGCTACAATCCGCGCATGGAGCAGTGGTTGCAGAAGTTGCATAACCAGCCGCTCCTGGCGGTGGTGTGA
- a CDS encoding PstS family phosphate ABC transporter substrate-binding protein, with amino-acid sequence MLKKSILALCATLCIATAAHAEKTKVDAKLPHYKATSGVSGNLSSIGSDTLNNLMTYWAEGFKKKYPNVNIQIEGKGSSTAPPALIAGTAQLGPMSREMKGEEIEGFEKKHGYKPTKVGVALDALAVYVNKDNHIKSLSLEELDAIFSKNRKRGLAEITTWGQAGVTGSLAAKPISLFGRNSASGTYGYFKEHTLKKGDYKPTVKEQPGSASVVEGVAKDVSAIGYSGMGYLTSGVRIVPLSEKKGGTVYEANYANVLSGKYPLARMLQIYVAKKPGQPLPKVTQEFLKFVLSKEGQEIVVKDGFEPLTAKMAEAQLKELLK; translated from the coding sequence ATGTTGAAGAAAAGTATTCTGGCACTGTGTGCCACCCTCTGTATCGCCACTGCAGCCCATGCTGAAAAGACCAAGGTTGACGCCAAGCTGCCCCACTACAAGGCAACGTCTGGCGTATCCGGCAACCTGAGCAGCATCGGCTCCGATACCCTGAACAACCTGATGACCTACTGGGCGGAAGGCTTCAAAAAGAAGTACCCCAACGTCAACATCCAGATTGAAGGCAAAGGCTCCTCAACGGCTCCTCCGGCCCTGATTGCCGGTACTGCCCAGCTGGGTCCCATGTCCCGTGAAATGAAGGGTGAGGAGATTGAAGGATTTGAAAAGAAGCACGGCTACAAGCCGACCAAGGTTGGTGTTGCCCTGGACGCCCTGGCTGTCTATGTCAACAAGGACAACCATATCAAGTCCCTTTCACTGGAAGAGCTTGATGCCATCTTCTCCAAGAACCGCAAGCGTGGCCTGGCTGAGATCACCACCTGGGGACAGGCCGGCGTAACCGGCTCCCTGGCTGCCAAGCCGATCTCGCTGTTTGGCCGTAACTCCGCCTCCGGCACCTATGGCTACTTCAAGGAGCATACCCTGAAGAAGGGCGATTACAAGCCGACCGTGAAGGAACAGCCCGGCTCTGCCTCTGTGGTTGAAGGCGTTGCCAAGGATGTGAGTGCCATCGGTTACTCCGGTATGGGCTACCTGACCTCCGGCGTACGGATTGTACCGCTTTCCGAGAAGAAGGGCGGCACGGTTTATGAGGCCAACTACGCCAACGTACTGTCCGGCAAATACCCGCTCGCCCGTATGCTGCAGATCTATGTTGCCAAGAAGCCGGGGCAGCCGCTGCCTAAAGTAACCCAGGAGTTCCTCAAGTTCGTACTGTCCAAGGAAGGCCAGGAGATCGTAGTGAAGGACGGCTTTGAACCCCTGACTGCCAAGATGGCTGAGGCACAACTGAAGGAACTGCTCAAGTAG